One genomic window of Halanaerobium saccharolyticum subsp. saccharolyticum DSM 6643 includes the following:
- a CDS encoding ShlB/FhaC/HecB family hemolysin secretion/activation protein — MNKKNKYSLNILKNYFKNINLIITLVVIFIIFSSQFIYLQRINAAEEVKFEVKKIAYNPSSILSEDKLEEIIKNYEDKEVSISDLQEMVKEINQLYSEEGYITAKAILPQQRVNNGIIKIELIEGYIDKLILEGNTDTKDSYILDRLAVHSGDFLNVHTLEDELFYFNATNDLMLRVELEAGEEYKSSNLIILAEESPKYRFSVFADNRGREDTGEYRSGFSFSNQSLFGYRDQLGLSYFFTEGSDGGTLSYNFPISKKNSRAYLNYSENTSEVIAGEYRTVNIGGNYNEISAGISSPIKVKLGEKTEAALEYKKKESENTFSNIQLKSTDIENLIFNLSKQKASVRSSSSRYHRLVYGTADFNTGFFKNESEADEFLKYNYFFQWQKSFKQNDLFSFKTYLQLTADELLPIAEQISLGGGNSIRGYTEGYASGDQGGYFSFQYKIPVTKRISYYNFFDLGFVLPYKGNEENINQEDYLFSTGLGINFNLKYSTAAEIILGIPLDKNEDPRITFSIQKSW; from the coding sequence ATGAATAAAAAAAATAAATATTCATTAAATATATTAAAGAATTATTTTAAGAATATAAACTTGATTATAACTTTAGTTGTTATTTTTATTATTTTCTCTTCTCAGTTTATTTATCTGCAAAGAATTAATGCAGCAGAGGAAGTTAAATTTGAAGTAAAAAAAATAGCTTATAACCCTTCTTCAATTTTGAGTGAAGATAAGTTGGAAGAGATAATAAAGAACTATGAAGATAAGGAAGTAAGTATTTCAGATTTGCAGGAGATGGTTAAAGAGATAAATCAGCTTTATAGTGAAGAAGGTTATATCACAGCTAAAGCAATTCTGCCACAACAGAGAGTTAATAACGGAATAATCAAAATTGAACTGATCGAAGGTTATATAGATAAATTAATTCTTGAAGGAAATACTGATACAAAAGACAGCTATATCTTAGATAGGCTGGCAGTTCATTCAGGTGACTTTTTGAATGTCCACACTTTAGAAGATGAATTATTTTATTTTAATGCAACAAATGATCTGATGCTCAGGGTTGAGCTTGAGGCAGGAGAGGAATATAAAAGCAGTAATTTAATCATTTTAGCAGAAGAAAGTCCTAAATATAGATTTTCTGTTTTTGCTGATAATAGAGGTCGCGAAGATACAGGAGAATACAGGAGTGGTTTTAGCTTCAGCAACCAAAGTCTTTTTGGATATAGAGATCAGTTGGGCCTCAGCTATTTTTTTACTGAAGGTAGTGATGGAGGTACATTAAGCTATAATTTTCCTATAAGCAAGAAAAATAGCAGGGCATATTTAAATTACAGCGAAAACACTTCTGAAGTAATAGCAGGTGAATATAGAACAGTAAATATTGGTGGTAATTATAATGAAATTTCTGCAGGTATTAGTTCACCGATCAAAGTTAAACTTGGAGAAAAAACAGAAGCTGCTTTGGAATATAAGAAAAAAGAGTCAGAGAATACATTTTCTAATATTCAATTAAAATCAACGGATATAGAAAACCTTATATTTAATTTAAGCAAACAAAAGGCATCTGTTAGAAGTTCAAGCAGTAGATATCATCGTTTGGTTTATGGAACTGCAGATTTTAATACAGGCTTTTTTAAAAATGAAAGTGAAGCTGATGAATTTTTAAAGTACAATTATTTTTTTCAATGGCAGAAAAGTTTTAAGCAAAATGATCTTTTCAGCTTTAAAACATACCTGCAGTTGACAGCTGATGAACTTCTACCTATTGCTGAGCAGATTTCATTAGGTGGAGGTAACAGTATTAGAGGTTATACAGAGGGTTATGCTTCAGGTGATCAAGGTGGTTATTTTAGTTTTCAGTATAAAATACCAGTAACCAAGAGAATTTCATATTATAATTTCTTTGATTTAGGTTTTGTCCTCCCTTATAAGGGCAATGAAGAAAATATAAATCAGGAAGATTATCTTTTTAGTACAGGTCTGGGTATAAATTTCAATCTTAAATATTCTACTGCTGCAGAGATTATTCTAGGAATACCACTTGATAAAAATGAAGATCCTCGCATCACATTCAGTATTCAAAAAAGTTGGTAG